One window from the genome of Oryza glaberrima chromosome 3, OglaRS2, whole genome shotgun sequence encodes:
- the LOC127766583 gene encoding E3 ubiquitin-protein ligase DIS1, whose product MASVTYIDDSGSEVIDPPKTEVLDVTELAGDPVPHSPKPNVVVSSSVRELLECPVCLSAMYPPIHQCSNGHTLCSGCKPRVHNRCPTCRHELGNIRCLALEKVAASLELPCKYQNFGCVGIYPYYCKLKHESQCQYRPYSCPYAGSECTVAGDIPYLVNHLKDDHKVDMHNGCTFNHRYVKSNPHEVENATWMLTVFSCFGQYFCLHFEAFQLGMAPVYIAFLRFMGDDLEAKNYSYSLEVGGTGRKMIWQGVPRSIRDSHRKVRDSYDGLIIQRNMALFFSGGERKELKLRVTGRIWKEQ is encoded by the exons ATGGCCTCAGTTACTTATATTGATGACTCCGGTTCTGAGGTAATTGATCCTCCAAAGACTGAGGTGCTGGATGTTACCGAACTTGCTGGTGATCCTGTTCCGCATTCACCAAAACCAAATGTGGTAGTTTCTAGCAGTGTGCGTGAGCTGCTTGAATGTCCAGTCTGCCTGAGCGCAATGTATCCTCCCATTCATCAG TGCTCTAATGGTCATACATTGTGCTCTGGATGCAAACCAAGGGTTCACAATCGCTGTCCAACTTGTAGGCATGAACTGGGTAATATTAGATGTCTTGCTCTCGAGAAGGTGGCTGCGTCGCTTGAACTTCCATGCAAGTACCAGAACTTCGGGTGTGTAGGCATTTATCCTTACTACTGCAAGCTGAAGCATGAGTCACAGTGCCAATATAGGCCTTATAGCTGTCCATATGCTGGATCTGAATGCACAGTTGCTGGTGACATTCCATACTTGGTGAATCACTTGAAAGATGACCACAAGGTTGACATGCATAATGGCTGCACCTTCAACCATCGCTATGTCAAGTCGAATCCTCATGAAGTTGAGAATGCCACCTGGATGCTTACG GTTTTCAGCTGCTTTGGCCAGTACTTCTGCCTACATTTCGAAGCATTTCAGCTGGGGATGGCGCCTGTGTACATCGCCTTCCTGAGGTTCATGGGTGATGACTTGGAAGCAAAGAACTACAGCTACAGCCTGGAGGTAGGAGGCACTGGCCGCAAAATGATCTGGCAAGGGGTTCCCCGGAGCATCAGAGACAGCCATCGGAAGGTCCGGGATAGCTATGATGGGCTTATCATCCAACGGAACATGGCCTTGTTCTTCTCTGGTGGAGAAAGGAAGGAGCTCAAATTGCGGGTCACTGGGAGAATTTGGAAGGAACAGTGA